A genomic segment from Corylus avellana chromosome ca5, CavTom2PMs-1.0 encodes:
- the LOC132183392 gene encoding cyanidin 3-O-galactoside 2''-O-xylosyltransferase FGGT1-like produces the protein MGKSSLHIAMYPWFAIGHITPFLYLSNKLAEKGHTISFFIPTNTGNTQAKLQHLNLYPDHITFVPITVPHVDGLPPDAETTLDLPSSLFSHLMTAMDQTESHIELLLRDLKPDIVFYDLACWVPKLTRKLRIKSIYYCVITTAPVGYALVPARQRNGYHSETDFMQPPSGFPVSSIALHVHEARLFNAMLNNKFGSDVLFIDRLFASSDEADALGYWACREIEGPCIDYLVSQFEKPVLVSGPILVEPPASTLEEKWVEWLGSFKAGSVIYCALGSEIKLTKDQFQELVLGFELCSLPFIAALKPPIGAESVEAALPEGFEVRIKGKGLVDGGWVPQRLILGHPSIGCFVTHCGSGSLLEALRSECQLVTLPQIPDQIINARMMANNWKVGVEIEKGEEDGLFTKGSVCKAVRSVMEVDSEVGRLVRANHSKLRGLLLSEDLQSSYIDNFCQKLTDLVA, from the coding sequence ATGGGTAAATCATCGCTTCACATCGCAATGTACCCTTGGTTTGCTATTGGCCACATTACCCCATTTCTCTACCTTTCAAACAAACTTGCCGAGAAAGGCCATACAATCTCCTTCTTCATCCCCACCAACACTGGCAACACACAAGCAAAGCTACAACATTTGAATCTCTACCCGGATCACATAACCTTTGTCCCCATCACTGTTCCTCATGTTGATGGCCTCCCTCCCGACGCTGAGACAACTTTAGATTTGCCATCCTCTTTATTTTCACACCTTATGACTGCCATGGACCAGACTGAGTCTCATATTGAACTTCTCCTACGTGACCTTAAACCAGACATTGTCTTTTATGATTTGGCTTGTTGGGTGCCAAAATTGACGCGAAAATTAAGAATCAAGTCAATTTATTACTGCGTTATCACTACAGCTCCAGTGGGTTACGCTTTGGTCCCTGCAAGGCAACGCAATGGCTACCATTCAGAGACTGACTTTATGCAGCCCCCGTCTGGGTTCCCAGTATCCTCCATCGCGCTCCATGTCCACGAAGCTCGACTCTTTAATGCGATGTTAAACAATAAGTTTGGCAGCGATGTCCTTTTTATTGATCGTCTGTTTGCAAGCTCAGATGAGGCTGACGCGCTAGGGTACTGGGCATGTAGAGAAATTGAGGGGCCTTGTATTGACTATCTTGTGAGCCAGTTTGAGAAGCCCGTGCTTGTTTCAGGTCCAATTCTAGTAGAGCCACCGGCCTCTACTCTAGAAGAAAAATGGGTTGAATGGCTAGGGAGTTTCAAGGCCGGCTCAGTAATTTACTGTGCATTGGGAAGTGAGATCAAGTTAACGAAAGACCAATTCCAGGAATTGGTATTGGGTTTTGAGCTTTGCAGTTTGCCATTTATTGCAGCCCTTAAGCCACCCATCGGGGCTGAGTCTGTTGAAGCGGCGCTACCAGAAGGGTTCGAAGTACGGATTAAAGGAAAAGGACTCGTAGATGGTGGATGGGTTCCACAACGATTGATTTTAGGCCACCCGTCAATTGGGTGCTTTGTCACACACTGTGGCTCAGGTTCTCTGTTGGAAGCACTAAGGAGTGAGTGTCAACTGGTAACGTTACCACAGATACCTGATCAAATTATCAATGCGAGGATGATGGCCAACAATTGGAAGGTTGGTGTAGAAATCGAGAAAGGGGAAGAAGATGGCTTGTTCACCAAGGGAAGCGTATGCAAGGCTGTGAGGAGTGTGATGGAGGTTGACAGTGAGGTTGGGAGGCTGGTCAGAGCCAATCACTCTAAACTAAGAGGGCTCTTGCTCAGCGAAGATTTACAATCATCATATATTGACAATTTCTGCCAGAAGCTTACAGATTTGGTTGCATAA
- the LOC132180554 gene encoding cyanidin 3-O-galactoside 2''-O-xylosyltransferase FGGT1-like, translating to MGKSSLHIAMYPWFAIGHITPFLYLSNKLAEKGHTISFFIPTNTGNTQAKLQHLNLYPDHITFVPITVPHVDGLPPNAETTLDLPSSLFSDLMTAMDQTESHIELLLRDLKPDIVFYDLACWVPKLTRKLGIKSIYYCVITTAPVGYALVPARQRNGYHSETDFMQPPSGFPVSSIALHVHEARLFNAMLNNKFGSDVLFIDRLFASSDEADALGYWACREIEGPCIDYLVSQFEKPVLVSGPILVEPPASTLEEKWVEWLGSFKAGSVIYCALGSEIKLTKDQFQELVLGFELCGLPFIAALKPPIGAESVEAALPEG from the coding sequence ATGGGTAAATCATCGCTTCACATCGCAATGTACCCTTGGTTTGCTATTGGCCACATTACCCCATTTCTCTACCTTTCAAACAAACTTGCCGAGAAAGGCCATACAATCTCCTTCTTCATCCCCACCAACACTGGCAACACACAAGCAAAGCTACAACATTTGAATCTTTACCCGGATCACATAACCTTTGTCCCCATCACTGTTCCTCATGTTGATGGCCTCCCTCCCAACGCTGAGACAACTTTAGATTTGCCATCCTCTTTATTTTCAGACCTTATGACTGCCATGGACCAGACTGAGTCTCATATTGAACTTCTCCTACGTGACCTTAAACCAGACATTGTCTTTTATGATTTGGCTTGCTGGGTGCCAAAATTGACACGAAAATTAGGAATCAAGTCAATTTATTACTGCGTTATCACTACAGCTCCAGTGGGTTATGCTCTGGTCCCTGCAAGGCAACGCAATGGCTACCATTCAGAGACTGACTTTATGCAGCCCCCGTCTGGGTTCCCAGTATCCTCCATCGCGCTCCATGTCCACGAAGCTCGACTCTTTAATGCGATGTTAAACAATAAGTTTGGCAGCGATGTCCTTTTTATTGATCGTCTGTTTGCAAGCTCAGATGAGGCTGACGCGCTAGGGTACTGGGCATGTAGAGAAATTGAGGGGCCTTGTATTGACTATCTTGTGAGCCAGTTTGAGAAGCCCGTGCTTGTTTCAGGTCCAATTCTAGTAGAGCCACCGGCCTCTACTCTAGAAGAAAAATGGGTTGAATGGCTAGGGAGTTTCAAGGCCGGCTCAGTAATTTACTGTGCATTGGGAAGTGAGATCAAGTTAACGAAAGACCAATTCCAGGAATTGGTATTGGGTTTTGAGCTTTGCGGTTTGCCATTTATTGCAGCCCTTAAACCACCCATCGGGGCTGAGTCTGTTGAAGCGGCGCTACCGGAAGGG